The Triticum aestivum cultivar Chinese Spring chromosome 7B, IWGSC CS RefSeq v2.1, whole genome shotgun sequence genome window below encodes:
- the LOC123161544 gene encoding heparanase-like protein 3: MATTRSPLVASHSPRILGSPWPLVLCAKVVFGMNALNGREPDGKSYMGGNWDMTNAASFIKYTVSKGYDIHGWELGNELGGKAVGTLIAADQYAKDVTFLKWVVEDTYEDSPSKPLLLAPGSFFDKDWFSEFITKTSPDTVSVVSHHIYNLGAGVETGLVKRILNPSYLDGVARQFSDLQELLKTAGSSVVAWVGEAGGAYNSGHHLVTDAFVFSFWYLDQLGMSAKYNTKTYCRQSFIGGNYDLLNTTTFQPNPDYYSALLWHRLMGTKVLDAKFSGTTNLIRAYAHCAKNSSGISLLLMNLHGNARNDVSLTSEELLVVDASGVTREEYHLLPEGGDIHSQVMLLNGRALTTDADGNIPRMEPIIVHAAQPIAIAPLSIVFAHMPNYYAPACS; encoded by the exons ATGGCCACCACGAGATCCCCGCTCGTGGCAAGCCACTCACCCCGCATCCTGGGTTCTCCATGGCCGTTAGTTCTCTG CGCGAAGGTAGTCTTCGGGATGAACGCTCTCAACGGCCGTGAGCCGGACGGCAAGTCTTATATGGGAGGGAACTGGGACATGACAAATGCAGCATCGTTCATCAAGTACACCGTCAGTAAGGGCTACGACATCCATGGTTGGGAGCTCG GAAATGAGCTCGGAGGCAAGGCAGTCGGCACCTTGATCGCGGCTGACCAATATGCTAAAGACGTGACCTTTCTGAAATGGGTCGTCGAAGATACTTACGAGGACAGCCCATCGAAGCCGCTGCTGCTCGCTCCGGGAAGCTTCTTCGACAAAGACTGGTTCAGTGAGTTCATCACCAAAACCAGTCCAGATACCGTCAGTGTGGTCAGCCACCACATCTACAATCTGGGGGCAG GAGTAGAGACCGGCCTCGTCAAGAGGATCCTCAACCCCTCTTACCTCGACGGGGTGGCGAGACAATTCAGTGATCTCCAGGAGTTGCTGAAAACCGCAGGGTCGTCGGTCGTCGCGTGGGTCGGCGAGGCTGGAGGGGCTTACAACAGTGGCCACCACCTTGTCACTGACGCGTTTGTGTTCAGCTTCTG GTACCTGGACCAACTTGGCATGTCAGCGAAGTACAACACAAAGACTTACTGCAGGCAGAGCTTCATTGGTGGCAACTATGACCTGCTCAACACAACAACATTCCAACCAAACCCTGACTACTACAG TGCGCTACTATGGCATCGCCTGATGGGAACCAAAGTTCTAGATGCCAAATTCAGCGGCACCACCAACCTGATCCGTGCCTACGCACATTGTGCGAAGAACTCG TCAGGCATCAGTTTGTTGTTGATGAACCTGCACGGCAACGCCAGGAACGATGTGTCCTTGACAAGTGAGGAGCTGCTTGTAGTTGACGCGTCTGGAGTCACGAGGGAGGAGTACCACCTCCTCCCTGAAGGTGGCGACATTCACAGCCAGGTGATGCTGCTCAACGGAAGGGCCTTGACCACCGATGCGGACGGGAACATCCCTAGGATGGAGCCCATCATTGTGCATGCAGCGCAGCCCATTGCCATTGCGCCTCTGTCCATCGTCTTTGCCCACATGCCCA